Proteins found in one Mycoplasmopsis citelli genomic segment:
- a CDS encoding ribonuclease J translates to MNPTRIIPLGGVEEIGKSTLLIEQDDNIFIIDAGIKFADTYNTGVKGIIPDYSYLNLPNKKIQGLFITHGHEDHIGGVIYLVQQTKLNKIFAPRIAIQYLKLKFDEHKIQKAVQFIEIQKADVHQFEGGVSVDFWTAQHSIPDAFGVRITTPHGSLMCTGDFRFDYTPIGNLTDFARLKEIGDQNLTALLSDSTNAMRPNHSPSESDILIDIENHLKEAKRKIIVTTFASNLTRVKVIIELAAKLNKKVITFGRSMIQGVRIGRKLGYINVPNDVFVDKKQLPNTKDSDLLILTTGSQGEQLAALSRMSYGKHASVKITKGDLVLFSSSPIPGNRMVIELLINRLYKLGAIIKENGTDGYLHTSGHAYKWEHDKIFQLTKPKYFLPYHGEYRMSIVHGQTAIENGVKPENVIVIEKGVIYEMKDQKITKTNKKINYGPLYIDGNSILSVTGKMLSERQQLKDSGFLNITFLIDKKKNQILTRPQIITRGSFFVKNSKDLVEEAKRIAHGAILFIIKNNSNWTTEDLHQIVIERLTGLFYKEKRRNPIIVPTIIYTDSKSNSELNKLKIKFLSSKEKRNLSKPAEEKPNNTPEELTKSKKTQAKLKKQLNQFKKMLFESVDEQLDIDEEDEK, encoded by the coding sequence ATGAACCCAACAAGAATAATTCCTCTTGGTGGTGTTGAAGAAATTGGTAAATCAACATTACTCATTGAGCAGGATGATAATATTTTTATCATCGATGCGGGAATTAAATTTGCAGATACATACAATACTGGAGTTAAAGGAATTATTCCAGATTATTCTTATTTAAATTTACCAAATAAAAAAATTCAAGGTCTTTTTATCACTCATGGTCATGAAGACCACATCGGAGGGGTTATTTATTTAGTTCAGCAAACTAAATTAAATAAAATTTTTGCTCCTCGAATTGCTATTCAATACTTAAAATTAAAATTTGATGAACACAAAATTCAAAAAGCTGTTCAATTTATCGAAATTCAAAAAGCAGATGTACATCAATTTGAAGGAGGAGTAAGCGTTGATTTTTGAACTGCCCAGCATTCAATTCCGGATGCTTTTGGAGTTCGAATTACCACTCCTCATGGTTCATTAATGTGTACTGGAGATTTTCGTTTTGACTATACTCCAATTGGAAACTTAACTGATTTTGCTCGGCTTAAAGAAATTGGAGATCAAAATCTAACAGCACTATTAAGTGATTCAACAAATGCAATGCGTCCAAATCACTCTCCAAGTGAAAGTGATATTTTAATCGATATTGAAAATCACCTTAAAGAGGCTAAAAGAAAAATTATTGTGACAACTTTTGCCTCAAATTTAACTAGAGTTAAAGTTATTATTGAACTAGCAGCTAAATTAAATAAAAAAGTTATCACTTTTGGCCGTTCAATGATTCAAGGAGTTCGAATTGGGCGTAAATTAGGATATATCAATGTTCCAAATGATGTTTTTGTTGATAAAAAGCAACTTCCCAACACCAAAGATTCAGATTTACTGATTTTAACTACCGGTTCTCAAGGTGAGCAGCTAGCCGCTCTTTCGCGAATGAGTTATGGAAAGCACGCTTCAGTTAAAATAACTAAAGGTGATTTAGTGTTATTTTCTTCAAGTCCCATTCCAGGAAACCGGATGGTTATTGAGCTGCTTATCAATCGTTTATATAAGCTTGGAGCCATTATTAAAGAAAATGGAACTGATGGTTACTTGCACACCTCTGGACATGCTTATAAATGAGAACATGATAAAATTTTTCAACTCACTAAACCTAAATACTTTCTTCCTTATCATGGTGAGTACCGCATGAGCATTGTCCATGGACAAACCGCAATTGAAAATGGCGTTAAACCTGAAAATGTCATCGTGATTGAAAAAGGTGTCATTTATGAGATGAAAGACCAAAAAATCACTAAAACCAATAAAAAAATTAATTACGGTCCCTTATATATTGACGGAAATTCTATTTTAAGTGTTACTGGAAAAATGCTTAGTGAACGTCAACAACTTAAAGATAGTGGGTTTTTAAATATTACTTTTTTAATTGATAAAAAGAAAAATCAAATTTTAACTCGACCACAAATCATTACTCGAGGAAGTTTTTTTGTTAAAAATTCCAAAGATTTAGTTGAGGAGGCAAAGCGAATAGCACATGGAGCGATTTTATTCATTATCAAAAACAACTCCAATTGAACCACCGAAGATCTTCACCAAATTGTTATTGAGCGTTTAACAGGATTATTTTACAAAGAAAAACGTCGTAATCCTATTATTGTTCCAACTATTATTTATACTGATTCAAAAAGCAATTCGGAACTTAATAAACTTAAAATTAAGTTTTTATCTTCAAAGGAAAAACGCAATTTATCCAAACCAGCTGAAGAAAAACCAAACAACACACCAGAAGAATTAACTAAATCAAAGAAAACTCAAGCTAAACTTAAAAAACAACTCAATCAATTCAAAAAGATGCTTTTTGAAAGTGTTGATGAACAACTTGATATTGATGAAGAAGATGAAAAATAA